A single genomic interval of Nonomuraea rubra harbors:
- a CDS encoding cytochrome P450, producing the protein MATITRPARVTPAEALAVATTLALPALVQGVVMPRPRMVRLAVLTGADRHAIGLLGRLRTAYGGGPLLVRAAGRHVLLPLASQDVRAVLEDRAFTPAGRLQRGSLAHFQPDGVLITAEPGLRERRRELNERVLSADFTPYARIVEEEAATLPRSGVLTWPRFHAAHRRIVRRVVLGDGARGDVTLSGQLDRLRRDANWAGLRGRRTDVRGAFQRRLDRHLARAEPGSLAGVLAGARAGPDVHAEGQVPHWLYSFDGGAAVSFRALALLACHGGVPGRDHLRAAVLESVRLWPTTPAILRDLTGSARWDLPEGTTAVIYCPYVNRAEPGDSYRPELWLGGGGDAWAGVPFGAGFAGCAGAELLLFTSATLLGALLRERSVTPSVTLEDPVPVTLDHFRLSFAVKAADR; encoded by the coding sequence ATGGCCACGATCACGCGCCCGGCCCGGGTGACACCCGCCGAGGCGCTGGCGGTGGCCACCACGCTCGCCCTGCCCGCCCTGGTGCAGGGCGTCGTCATGCCCAGGCCGCGGATGGTGCGCCTGGCCGTGCTCACGGGCGCCGACCGCCACGCGATCGGGCTGCTGGGCCGGCTGCGCACGGCGTACGGCGGCGGGCCGCTGCTGGTGCGCGCGGCGGGCCGGCACGTGCTGCTGCCGCTGGCCTCGCAGGACGTGCGCGCGGTGCTGGAGGACCGCGCCTTCACCCCGGCGGGACGGCTCCAGCGCGGGTCGCTGGCGCACTTCCAGCCCGACGGCGTGCTGATCACCGCCGAGCCCGGCCTGCGCGAGCGGCGGCGCGAGCTGAACGAGCGGGTGCTGTCGGCGGACTTCACTCCGTACGCGCGCATCGTCGAGGAGGAGGCGGCCACGCTGCCCCGCTCGGGCGTGCTGACCTGGCCGCGCTTCCACGCCGCCCACCGGCGGATCGTGCGCCGCGTGGTCCTCGGCGACGGCGCCCGCGGCGACGTGACGCTCTCCGGGCAGCTCGACCGGCTGCGCCGCGACGCCAACTGGGCGGGGCTGCGCGGCCGGCGTACCGACGTGCGCGGGGCCTTCCAGCGGCGGCTGGACCGGCACCTGGCACGGGCCGAGCCCGGCAGCCTGGCCGGCGTGCTCGCCGGCGCGCGCGCCGGCCCCGACGTGCACGCCGAGGGGCAGGTGCCGCACTGGCTGTACTCCTTCGACGGCGGCGCCGCCGTCTCCTTCCGCGCCCTGGCCCTCCTGGCGTGCCACGGGGGCGTTCCCGGCCGGGACCATCTGCGCGCGGCCGTGCTGGAGTCGGTCCGGCTCTGGCCCACGACGCCCGCCATCCTGCGCGACCTCACGGGCTCCGCGCGGTGGGACCTCCCGGAGGGCACGACGGCGGTGATCTACTGCCCGTACGTGAACAGGGCGGAACCGGGTGACTCCTACCGGCCGGAGCTGTGGCTCGGCGGCGGGGGAGACGCCTGGGCAGGGGTGCCCTTCGGCGCCGGGTTCGCCGGCTGCGCGGGGGCGGAGCTGCTGCTGTTCACCTCGGCCACTCTGCTGGGCGCGCTCCTGCGTGAGCGCTCAGTCACCCCGTCCGTCACGTTGGAGGATCCCGTGCCCGTCACGCTCGACCACTTTCGACTCAGTTTCGCCGTAAAAGCCGCAGACCGGTAG
- a CDS encoding formylglycine-generating enzyme family protein, giving the protein MEPMELVARRPAPGGPPKGMVRVPGGTFLMGGDDPDGRPEDGEGPVREVRVDPFWIDPACVTNAQFATFVKETGYVTEAERIGWSFVFRQFATVGVMEATVPGAPWWAGVEGATWRSPEGAGSTVGNRQNHPVVHVSWNDATAYAAWAGKRLPTEAEWEMAARGGLERRRYPWGDELAPKGRQRCNIWQGRFPTAPSKGTMPVKSFQPNGYGLYNVSGNVWEWTADWWGVEWEPFADNPAGPAGGTAKVIRGGSYLCHDSYCNRYRVAARTSNTPDSSTGHTGFRCAALI; this is encoded by the coding sequence ATGGAGCCCATGGAGCTCGTCGCGCGGCGTCCCGCGCCCGGCGGGCCGCCGAAGGGCATGGTGCGCGTCCCCGGGGGCACGTTCCTGATGGGCGGCGACGACCCCGACGGGCGCCCCGAGGACGGCGAGGGGCCGGTGCGCGAGGTGCGGGTCGACCCGTTCTGGATCGACCCGGCGTGCGTGACGAACGCGCAGTTCGCCACGTTCGTCAAGGAGACCGGGTACGTCACCGAGGCCGAGCGGATCGGCTGGTCGTTCGTGTTCCGCCAGTTCGCCACGGTCGGCGTGATGGAGGCCACGGTGCCCGGCGCCCCCTGGTGGGCGGGCGTCGAGGGGGCCACGTGGCGCTCCCCCGAGGGCGCCGGCTCGACGGTCGGCAACCGGCAGAACCATCCCGTGGTACACGTCTCGTGGAACGACGCCACCGCGTACGCCGCGTGGGCCGGCAAGCGGCTGCCCACCGAGGCGGAGTGGGAGATGGCGGCCAGGGGCGGGCTGGAGCGCCGCCGTTACCCGTGGGGCGACGAGCTGGCGCCCAAGGGGCGGCAGCGGTGCAACATCTGGCAGGGCCGCTTCCCGACGGCGCCGAGCAAGGGGACGATGCCGGTCAAGTCGTTCCAGCCGAACGGCTACGGGCTCTACAACGTCTCCGGCAACGTGTGGGAGTGGACGGCCGACTGGTGGGGCGTGGAGTGGGAGCCGTTCGCCGACAACCCGGCAGGTCCGGCAGGGGGCACGGCCAAGGTGATCCGCGGCGGGTCGTACCTGTGCCACGACTCCTACTGCAACCGCTACCGGGTGGCCGCGCGCACCTCTAACACGCCCGACTCCTCGACCGGGCACACCGGGTTCCGCTGCGCGGCCCTAATCTGA
- a CDS encoding UDP-N-acetylglucosamine--N-acetylmuramyl-(pentapeptide) pyrophosphoryl-undecaprenol N-acetylglucosamine transferase, protein MSRTLRLLITGGGTGGHTYPALTTLSAVQRRQVPHDVLWVGTANGLEARITTEHGIPFKAITTGKLRRRPNLKELGTNIADVFRIPVGVMQAIGHAARYLPDVVLSTGGYVAVPIGVAAKIIRRPLVMHEQTTVVGLANRILARLATRIALSHESSLEYLPASARSKAVVTGNPIRPELLRGDRAAAYDHFGLTFEVPLIYVTGGAQGSKQINTLIAEVLPRLLPHAQIVHQCGPAWIDQMRAVTLPPELADRYHPVPYVGAELADLFAAADVVISRSGAGTVSELTAIGKPSVLIPLIPTGGDEQRKNAGYLASAGAARALLEPRPTAEMLLAELMPLLADPGLRQAMGHAAAKLGRVDAADALCDVLLRAAHYA, encoded by the coding sequence ATGTCACGAACCCTGCGACTGTTGATCACCGGCGGCGGCACCGGTGGTCACACCTATCCGGCCCTGACGACCCTGTCGGCCGTCCAGCGACGCCAGGTGCCGCACGACGTGCTCTGGGTGGGCACCGCCAACGGCCTGGAGGCGCGGATCACCACCGAGCACGGCATCCCGTTCAAGGCGATCACCACGGGCAAGCTGCGCCGCCGTCCGAACCTCAAGGAGCTGGGCACCAACATCGCCGACGTGTTCCGCATCCCGGTCGGGGTGATGCAGGCGATCGGGCACGCGGCGCGCTACCTGCCCGACGTGGTGCTGTCGACGGGGGGTTACGTGGCGGTGCCCATCGGCGTGGCAGCCAAGATCATCCGCCGGCCGCTGGTGATGCACGAGCAGACGACCGTCGTGGGGCTGGCCAACCGCATCCTGGCCAGGCTGGCGACCAGGATCGCGCTGTCGCACGAGTCGTCGCTGGAGTACCTGCCCGCCTCGGCCCGGTCGAAGGCCGTGGTGACGGGCAACCCGATCAGGCCCGAGCTGCTGCGGGGCGACCGGGCGGCGGCCTACGACCACTTCGGGCTGACGTTCGAGGTGCCGCTGATCTACGTGACCGGCGGCGCGCAGGGCAGCAAGCAGATCAACACGCTGATCGCGGAGGTCCTGCCGCGGCTGCTGCCGCACGCGCAGATCGTGCACCAGTGCGGGCCCGCGTGGATCGACCAGATGCGGGCCGTGACGCTGCCGCCGGAGCTGGCCGACCGCTACCACCCGGTGCCGTACGTGGGCGCGGAGCTGGCCGACCTGTTCGCGGCGGCCGACGTGGTGATCTCGCGCAGCGGGGCGGGCACGGTGTCGGAGCTGACCGCGATCGGCAAGCCGTCGGTGCTGATCCCGCTCATCCCGACCGGCGGTGACGAGCAGCGCAAGAACGCCGGCTACCTGGCCTCGGCGGGCGCGGCGCGGGCGCTGCTGGAGCCGCGTCCCACGGCCGAGATGTTGCTGGCCGAGCTGATGCCGCTGCTGGCCGATCCCGGGCTGCGGCAGGCGATGGGGCACGCGGCGGCCAAGCTGGGGCGCGTGGACGCCGCCGACGCGCTGTGCGACGTGCTGCTGCGGGCCGCCCACTACGCCTGA
- a CDS encoding MMPL family transporter, with product MIRFCIRHRRLVAVLWTALTAALIGAAATWPGPTADGFSLPGSESQRAAELLDGAAHEPPGALVVSAPSGLPPTLARDPATAGGAPTRAPAPAEGDAPAQDPATASAQQPTSPQDPVAGLIARMNAVPGVHVSPDDRRVSPDGTITSIPIDYQDQAAATQLKKLRDEFRPPPGTTVELSGDDFADFTPGGVTELVGLLAAAVVLVFAFRSLIAAAVPLIVGVIGVACGVALFTLLGHAFSGPAFSVYLTIMLGLGVGIDYALLIVTRFRTALEESKEVEEAVEEAMRTAGRSVLFAGLIVIATGAGILLLGPSLGGGVALAAGCGVLMVMLAALTLLPALLGMIGRRIDRFALPRRAEGVPLSYRWSRVVQRRPWLAGTAALVALVALALPATQLRVGWSDAGNRPVTDTTRRAHDLLAQGFGPGVAGPLILVSAGADLGGAVERAARTPGVAQAFPTGGRTAVVIPRTGPQDERTDDLIHRLRAGLPGPVLVTGSTAAALDYARHTADRLPWVVGMVLLAAFALLVPVFRSLVLPLKAIVVNLLSVGAAYGVVVAVFQLDVLGLGTGGPIDAWVPMMLFTITFGLSMDYEVFLLSRVREEYLRDRDNSRAVAAGLARTARVITAAATIMFCVFAAFGAFDDRALRVMGVGLAVAVLVDATVVRLVLVPAAMEVIGERNWWFPELTFRRLTPRRNRT from the coding sequence ATGATTCGTTTCTGCATCCGCCACAGACGGCTCGTCGCCGTGCTGTGGACGGCACTGACCGCCGCCCTCATCGGGGCCGCCGCCACCTGGCCGGGCCCCACCGCCGACGGCTTCTCGCTGCCGGGCTCCGAGAGCCAGCGTGCCGCCGAGCTCCTGGACGGCGCCGCCCACGAACCCCCGGGCGCGCTGGTCGTCTCCGCCCCGTCCGGCCTCCCGCCCACCCTCGCGCGAGACCCCGCCACCGCAGGAGGCGCACCCACGCGCGCCCCCGCCCCCGCGGAAGGTGACGCACCCGCGCAAGATCCCGCCACAGCATCCGCACAACAACCCACGTCACCGCAGGACCCCGTCGCGGGGCTGATCGCCAGGATGAACGCCGTCCCCGGCGTCCACGTGTCCCCCGACGACCGCCGCGTCTCCCCGGACGGCACGATCACCTCCATCCCCATCGACTACCAGGACCAGGCGGCCGCGACGCAGCTCAAGAAGCTCCGCGACGAGTTCCGCCCGCCCCCCGGCACGACCGTCGAGCTCTCGGGCGACGACTTCGCCGACTTCACCCCCGGAGGCGTCACGGAGCTCGTCGGGCTGCTGGCCGCGGCGGTGGTGCTGGTGTTCGCGTTCAGGTCGCTGATCGCGGCGGCCGTGCCGCTGATCGTCGGCGTGATCGGCGTGGCGTGCGGCGTCGCGCTGTTCACGCTGCTCGGCCACGCCTTCAGCGGCCCCGCATTCTCCGTCTACCTGACGATCATGCTCGGCCTGGGCGTCGGCATCGACTACGCCCTGCTGATCGTCACCCGCTTCCGCACCGCGCTGGAGGAATCGAAGGAGGTGGAGGAGGCCGTCGAGGAGGCGATGCGCACCGCCGGCAGGTCCGTGCTGTTCGCCGGGCTGATCGTGATCGCCACCGGCGCGGGGATCCTGCTCCTCGGCCCGTCGCTGGGCGGCGGGGTGGCGCTGGCGGCCGGGTGCGGGGTGCTGATGGTGATGCTGGCCGCCCTCACCCTGCTGCCCGCGCTGCTGGGCATGATCGGCAGGCGGATCGACAGGTTCGCGCTGCCGAGGCGGGCCGAGGGGGTGCCGCTGTCGTACCGGTGGAGCCGGGTCGTCCAGCGCAGGCCCTGGCTGGCCGGGACGGCGGCGCTGGTCGCGCTGGTGGCGCTGGCCCTGCCCGCGACGCAGCTGCGGGTCGGCTGGTCCGACGCGGGCAACCGGCCGGTGACCGACACCACGCGCCGCGCCCACGACCTGCTCGCCCAGGGCTTCGGCCCCGGCGTGGCGGGCCCGCTGATCCTGGTGTCCGCGGGCGCGGACCTGGGCGGGGCCGTCGAGCGGGCGGCCCGCACGCCGGGCGTCGCCCAGGCCTTCCCCACCGGCGGCCGGACGGCCGTGGTGATCCCGCGTACCGGCCCCCAGGACGAGCGCACCGACGACCTGATCCACCGCCTGCGCGCCGGCCTGCCCGGGCCGGTGCTCGTCACCGGCTCCACCGCCGCCGCCCTCGACTACGCCCGGCACACCGCCGACCGGCTCCCCTGGGTGGTCGGCATGGTGCTGCTGGCCGCGTTCGCGCTGCTCGTGCCCGTGTTCAGGAGCCTGGTCCTGCCGCTCAAGGCGATCGTGGTGAACCTGCTGTCCGTCGGCGCCGCCTACGGCGTGGTCGTGGCCGTCTTCCAGCTCGACGTGCTGGGCCTGGGCACCGGCGGCCCGATCGACGCGTGGGTGCCGATGATGCTGTTCACGATCACGTTCGGGCTGTCGATGGACTACGAGGTGTTCCTGCTGTCCCGCGTCAGGGAGGAGTACCTGAGGGACCGCGACAACTCCCGCGCGGTCGCCGCCGGGCTCGCCAGGACGGCGAGGGTCATCACCGCGGCGGCCACGATCATGTTCTGCGTGTTCGCCGCGTTCGGCGCGTTCGACGATCGCGCGCTGCGCGTCATGGGCGTCGGATTGGCGGTCGCGGTGCTGGTGGACGCCACTGTGGTGCGCCTGGTCCTGGTGCCCGCCGCCATGGAAGTGATCGGTGAACGCAACTGGTGGTTCCCTGAACTGACCTTTCGGAGGCTGACACCGAGGCGGAATCGTACGTAA
- a CDS encoding response regulator gives MITILLADDQPLVRAGLRALLDTEDDLTVIGEAADGAQAVRLARELRPDVVLMDIRMPELDGLQATRALAGTGVRVVVVTTFDLDEYVYEALRSGAGGFLVKDAEPAEIRHAVRVAARGDALLSPGVTRRLIEEFTARPAALDDDRLGVLTGREREVLARVARGQSNARIAEELFMSPLTVKTHVNRMMAKLSAHDRAQLVVIAYETGLVRPGDPT, from the coding sequence GTGATCACCATCCTGCTCGCCGACGACCAGCCCCTCGTCCGGGCCGGCCTGCGCGCGCTCCTGGACACCGAGGACGACCTCACCGTGATCGGCGAGGCCGCGGACGGCGCCCAGGCGGTACGGCTGGCGCGCGAGCTGCGGCCCGACGTCGTGCTCATGGACATCCGCATGCCGGAGCTCGACGGACTCCAGGCCACCCGCGCCCTGGCGGGGACCGGCGTGCGGGTCGTCGTGGTCACCACGTTCGACCTGGACGAGTACGTGTACGAGGCGCTGCGTTCCGGGGCCGGGGGCTTCCTGGTCAAGGACGCGGAGCCGGCAGAGATCCGGCACGCCGTCCGCGTGGCCGCCCGGGGCGACGCGCTGCTGTCGCCGGGGGTCACGCGGCGGCTCATCGAGGAGTTCACCGCGCGGCCCGCCGCCCTGGACGACGACCGGCTGGGGGTGTTGACGGGGCGGGAGCGGGAGGTGCTGGCCAGGGTGGCCAGGGGGCAGAGCAACGCGCGGATCGCCGAAGAGCTCTTCATGAGCCCGCTCACCGTCAAGACGCACGTCAACCGGATGATGGCCAAGCTGTCGGCGCACGACCGCGCCCAGCTCGTCGTCATCGCCTACGAAACCGGCCTCGTCCGCCCCGGCGACCCCACCTGA
- a CDS encoding sensor histidine kinase: MRTIALVCGMGVAVFSSTAMAFGNQPDARPLDTAGYALLAVTVLGLAWQQRRPEAALAVCAGSAAAVFTLGYALALWPIPALIALFTTVADGRRAIGWAGAAFLVAVPGAVAVVRGEADVVIAVIVWTLVVLAAAQAAEVSRARRAYTAEVERRAADAERTREEEALRRAQEERLRVARELHDVTSHTVSVIALHAAVAAEAVERAGGPPEAATALRVIRTSSRQALSEMRAVLGVLRDGGETAQGRPGEGGHVPQPGSAQLPRLLRDAGLPVTLDVEGERRPLPPAADLTVYRVVQEALTNTLRHAGATTARVTLTYEAGAVTVRVDDDGRGDDGRGDDGREDDGRGGRGGRAPRGHGLTGMAERVAAVGGRLTTGNAPQGGFRVTARLPA; this comes from the coding sequence ATGCGGACGATTGCCCTGGTGTGCGGCATGGGCGTGGCCGTCTTCTCCTCCACCGCCATGGCGTTCGGCAACCAGCCCGACGCCAGGCCGCTCGACACGGCCGGCTACGCGCTGCTGGCCGTCACGGTGCTCGGGCTCGCCTGGCAGCAGCGGCGGCCGGAGGCGGCGCTGGCGGTGTGCGCGGGGTCGGCGGCGGCCGTCTTCACGCTCGGCTACGCGCTCGCGCTGTGGCCGATCCCCGCGCTGATCGCCCTGTTCACCACGGTCGCGGACGGGCGCCGGGCGATCGGGTGGGCGGGGGCGGCGTTCCTCGTCGCGGTGCCGGGGGCGGTGGCCGTCGTGCGCGGCGAGGCCGACGTCGTGATCGCCGTGATCGTCTGGACGCTGGTCGTGCTGGCCGCGGCCCAGGCGGCGGAGGTGTCGCGGGCGCGGCGGGCGTACACGGCCGAGGTCGAGCGGCGGGCCGCCGACGCCGAGCGGACCCGCGAGGAGGAGGCGCTGCGGCGGGCCCAGGAGGAGCGGCTGCGGGTGGCCAGGGAGCTGCACGACGTCACCTCGCACACGGTGTCGGTGATCGCCCTGCACGCGGCCGTCGCCGCCGAGGCCGTCGAACGCGCCGGCGGCCCGCCGGAGGCCGCCACGGCGCTCCGGGTCATCCGCACCTCCAGCCGGCAGGCCCTGTCGGAGATGAGGGCCGTGCTCGGCGTCCTGCGCGACGGCGGGGAGACGGCTCAGGGGCGGCCCGGCGAGGGCGGTCACGTCCCGCAGCCCGGCTCGGCGCAGCTTCCCCGCCTCCTCCGGGACGCGGGGCTGCCGGTGACCCTCGACGTCGAAGGCGAGCGCCGCCCCCTGCCTCCCGCCGCCGACCTGACCGTCTACCGTGTCGTGCAGGAGGCGCTGACCAACACCCTGCGCCACGCCGGCGCCACCACGGCGCGCGTGACGCTGACGTACGAGGCGGGAGCGGTGACCGTACGCGTGGACGACGACGGGCGGGGGGACGACGGGCGGGGGGACGACGGGCGGGAGGACGACGGGCGGGGCGGGCGGGGCGGGCGGGCGCCGCGCGGGCACGGGCTCACCGGCATGGCCGAGCGCGTCGCCGCCGTGGGCGGCCGGCTCACCACGGGGAACGCCCCGCAGGGCGGCTTCCGCGTCACCGCCCGGCTGCCCGCGTGA
- a CDS encoding ABC transporter ATP-binding protein, translating into MTQSALEMRAVTKDYGRVTALADVDLDVGEGETVALLGPNGAGKSTLLSIALGLRAPGSGTVAVRGRPPLEALRAGRVGVLLQESGLLEDVRVGELVAAVAGMYPEPLTPERAMRAAGVEDLAARRVGRLSGGQRQRVRFALCVVGDPDLLVLDEPTVGLDVEGRRALWQELRARTGQGRTAIFATHYLAEADDYADRVVLLAGGRVVADGPVATVKALVGGSEVRCTLYDPDLSDLEILPGVLRVSVEGRSVSLRTKDSDATLRGLFAMFDDVRDVRVESADLESAFVSLTGGQG; encoded by the coding sequence ATGACGCAGAGCGCACTGGAGATGAGGGCCGTGACGAAGGACTACGGCCGGGTCACCGCGCTGGCGGACGTCGATCTGGACGTCGGCGAGGGCGAGACGGTGGCGTTGCTCGGCCCGAACGGGGCGGGCAAGAGCACGTTGTTGTCCATCGCGCTCGGCCTGCGCGCCCCCGGCTCCGGCACCGTCGCGGTGCGCGGCCGCCCGCCGCTGGAGGCGTTGCGGGCGGGCCGGGTCGGGGTGCTGCTGCAGGAGTCCGGGCTGCTGGAGGACGTGCGGGTGGGCGAGCTGGTGGCGGCGGTCGCCGGGATGTACCCGGAGCCGCTGACGCCGGAGCGGGCGATGCGGGCGGCGGGCGTCGAGGACCTTGCCGCGCGGCGCGTCGGGCGGCTGTCGGGCGGGCAGCGGCAGCGGGTGCGGTTCGCGCTGTGCGTGGTGGGCGATCCGGACCTGCTGGTGCTGGACGAGCCGACGGTCGGCCTGGACGTGGAGGGCCGCCGCGCCCTGTGGCAGGAGCTGCGGGCCAGGACCGGGCAGGGCCGCACGGCGATCTTCGCCACCCACTACCTGGCCGAGGCCGACGACTACGCCGACCGGGTCGTCCTGCTCGCCGGCGGCAGGGTCGTCGCCGACGGCCCGGTGGCCACCGTGAAGGCGCTGGTCGGCGGGAGCGAGGTGCGGTGCACGCTGTACGACCCGGACCTGTCCGATCTGGAGATCCTGCCGGGGGTGCTGCGGGTGAGCGTGGAGGGCCGTTCCGTCTCGCTGCGCACGAAGGACTCGGACGCGACGCTGCGCGGGCTGTTCGCGATGTTCGACGACGTCAGGGACGTGCGGGTGGAGAGCGCGGATCTGGAGAGCGCGTTCGTGAGCCTGACGGGGGGTCAGGGCTGA
- a CDS encoding ABC transporter permease codes for MGSYLRLELARGYRNPMGLVMTTVFPLGLYLVFTRLLDVAPAGVDDFAAYAMVSMATYGAMGSALFIGGAIALERSKGWLAQLAITPLPAHGYVTAKLVSGAIMVLPSILVVLAGGALLSGVRLPLGTWPLLVVLIWVGVLPFAALGTAFGYAIQGQGANLAMMIVFFLLTILGGLWLPVESMPEGMRTVAEYSPAYQAGALGWRALDGLAPTGMSLAVLAGWTLLFTGLALWRYRRAA; via the coding sequence ATGGGATCGTACCTGCGGCTGGAGCTGGCGCGCGGCTATCGCAACCCGATGGGGCTGGTCATGACGACGGTCTTCCCGCTCGGGCTCTATCTGGTGTTCACGCGGTTGCTCGACGTCGCGCCGGCGGGGGTGGACGACTTCGCGGCGTACGCGATGGTGTCGATGGCCACGTACGGCGCGATGGGTTCCGCGCTGTTCATCGGGGGCGCCATCGCGCTCGAACGCTCCAAGGGGTGGCTGGCACAGCTCGCGATCACGCCGCTGCCCGCGCACGGCTACGTGACCGCCAAGCTGGTCAGCGGCGCGATCATGGTGCTGCCGAGCATCCTCGTGGTGCTGGCCGGCGGGGCGCTGCTGTCCGGCGTACGGCTGCCGCTCGGCACCTGGCCGCTGCTGGTCGTGCTGATCTGGGTGGGCGTGCTGCCGTTCGCGGCGCTCGGCACGGCCTTCGGGTACGCGATCCAGGGGCAGGGCGCGAACCTGGCCATGATGATCGTCTTCTTCCTGCTGACGATCCTGGGCGGCCTGTGGCTGCCGGTGGAGTCCATGCCGGAGGGGATGCGCACCGTGGCCGAGTACAGCCCGGCCTACCAGGCGGGAGCGCTGGGCTGGCGGGCGCTGGACGGTCTCGCGCCGACGGGCATGTCGCTGGCCGTGCTGGCGGGGTGGACCCTCCTCTTCACCGGGCTGGCCCTGTGGCGTTACCGTCGGGCAGCATGA
- a CDS encoding sensor histidine kinase: MTVPKLGELDFSRGRTAARVGSCVWLLLVGWPLWSFLESGPGPLAAVAALGLVAVFALCWLMVMWRMLSRLAGTPRPWALAGATGAWLALLPLFGAPWAYTSFVFMISAFAASMPVPAFAAAAVATAAVEVLTLVAAGVPPSRFWWVPPAIGVQSVVVAATKSMGLLVSKLDAARVEMAQLAVENERLRFARDLHDTLGHTLTSITIRSQLAARLAPGEPDRAAREMAEVEGAARRALDEVRHAITGYRAPSLSQELESATRNLGVAGIEVAVSPADGPIPAAAEAQLAWAVREAATNVLRHSRARRCRIRLLVNGTSAAVEVRDDGRPARATAGSGDAPAGDIGEAGEGAARGEATAGGRGNGLTGLAERLGAAGGRLEVGTLPEGGYRLYAQVPVETS; the protein is encoded by the coding sequence ATGACGGTTCCGAAGCTCGGGGAGCTCGATTTCAGCAGGGGCCGGACGGCGGCCCGGGTGGGGTCCTGCGTCTGGTTGCTGCTGGTCGGCTGGCCGTTGTGGTCGTTCCTGGAGTCCGGGCCGGGGCCGCTGGCGGCGGTGGCCGCGCTGGGGCTGGTGGCGGTGTTCGCGCTCTGCTGGCTGATGGTCATGTGGCGGATGCTGAGCCGGCTGGCGGGCACGCCACGGCCGTGGGCGCTGGCGGGGGCGACCGGGGCGTGGCTGGCGCTGCTGCCGCTGTTCGGGGCGCCGTGGGCGTACACGTCGTTCGTGTTCATGATCAGCGCGTTCGCCGCCTCGATGCCCGTCCCGGCCTTCGCCGCCGCGGCCGTCGCGACGGCGGCGGTGGAGGTGCTGACGCTGGTGGCGGCCGGCGTGCCGCCGTCGCGGTTCTGGTGGGTGCCGCCGGCCATCGGCGTGCAGTCGGTGGTCGTGGCGGCGACGAAGAGCATGGGGCTGCTGGTGTCGAAGCTGGACGCCGCACGCGTGGAGATGGCGCAGCTCGCCGTGGAGAACGAGCGGCTGCGCTTCGCCAGGGACCTGCACGACACCCTGGGGCACACGCTGACCTCGATCACGATCAGGAGCCAGCTCGCCGCCCGCCTGGCCCCGGGCGAGCCCGATCGAGCCGCCCGCGAGATGGCCGAGGTGGAGGGGGCCGCGCGGCGGGCGCTGGACGAGGTGCGGCACGCCATCACCGGGTATCGCGCGCCGTCGTTGTCGCAGGAGCTGGAGAGCGCCACCCGCAACCTGGGGGTGGCGGGGATCGAGGTGGCGGTCTCCCCCGCCGACGGGCCCATCCCGGCCGCCGCCGAGGCGCAGCTCGCCTGGGCCGTACGGGAGGCCGCCACGAACGTGCTGCGCCACAGCCGCGCCCGCCGCTGCCGGATCCGCCTGCTGGTGAACGGCACCTCGGCGGCGGTGGAGGTCCGCGACGACGGCCGCCCCGCCAGGGCCACCGCCGGAAGCGGCGACGCGCCGGCCGGAGACATCGGGGAAGCCGGAGAAGGCGCGGCAAGGGGCGAGGCGACGGCCGGGGGGAGGGGCAACGGGCTGACCGGGCTGGCCGAGCGGCTCGGCGCCGCGGGCGGGCGCCTGGAGGTCGGCACGCTGCCCGAGGGCGGTTACCGGCTCTACGCGCAGGTCCCGGTGGAGACGTCATGA
- a CDS encoding response regulator transcription factor, whose protein sequence is MIRVLIADDQDLVRGGLAALLGLEDDIEVVAEVGRGDEVPAATRAHDPDVILLDIEMPGLSGLEVAERLGDRKVIIVTTFGRPGYLSRALEAGVAGFVVKDAPAAELAAAVRRVMAGERVIDPKLAVTALTTGPSPLTQRESEVLRVAAGEPTVAAIARRLFLTEGTVRNYLSSAIGKTGARNRAEAVRMAEERGWL, encoded by the coding sequence ATGATCAGGGTGCTCATCGCCGACGACCAGGACCTCGTCAGGGGCGGGCTGGCCGCGCTGCTCGGCCTGGAGGACGACATCGAGGTGGTGGCGGAGGTCGGCCGCGGCGACGAGGTGCCCGCGGCGACGCGCGCGCACGACCCCGACGTGATCCTGCTCGACATCGAGATGCCCGGCCTGTCGGGCCTGGAGGTCGCCGAACGGCTGGGCGACCGCAAGGTGATCATCGTGACCACGTTCGGCCGGCCGGGCTACCTCAGCAGGGCGCTGGAGGCGGGCGTGGCGGGATTCGTGGTCAAGGACGCCCCGGCCGCCGAGCTGGCCGCGGCCGTGCGCAGGGTGATGGCCGGCGAGCGGGTCATCGATCCCAAGCTGGCCGTGACGGCGCTGACCACCGGCCCGAGCCCGCTCACCCAGCGGGAGTCCGAGGTGCTGCGGGTGGCCGCGGGCGAGCCCACGGTGGCGGCGATCGCCAGGCGGCTGTTCCTGACGGAGGGCACGGTGCGCAACTACCTGTCGTCGGCCATCGGCAAGACGGGGGCGCGCAACCGCGCCGAGGCCGTACGGATGGCGGAGGAACGCGGCTGGCTCTGA